One Gimesia aquarii DNA segment encodes these proteins:
- a CDS encoding efflux RND transporter permease subunit, with protein sequence MNLIHAIVHNPVKVTVGVLMTVLFGLVALIRMPMQLTPEVQRPTITVETRWPGASPQEVEREIVLEQEEQLKSVEGITKLSSESADSKGSITLEFLVGTNMDEALLKVNSRLQQVPEYPEDADQPIISTSNAADRPIAWFILSSRLPSDEKLVEFQKSHPEIKEELEVIRTTPNPGLAMLRLRLLAEEHPEVRGGLLPSRDLEVTKLRRFAEDEIEARFERVSGVSQSNVLGGLEDELQVVVDSEQLAARQLTISDVRAVLRGQNADTSAGDFWEGKRRWVVRTIGQFRDVEEVENQLLAIRDGAPVYVRDVAEVRLGYKKPAGLVRRFGESSIAINCVRETGANVLDIMDGLRAATKDLDENILKPRGLQLVQVYDETDYIYSSIDLVQNNIFIGGALTMIVLMSFLHLGVRTLLFVPFILLTAVAAMFISPWFFVISLALIVGAGFWFARGALVVGLAIPTSIIGTFLILGALGRSLNVISLAGLAFAVGMLVDNAVVVLENIFRRYSLGESPFRAAIKGTQEVWGAVLASTLTTIAVFLPVVFIQEEAGQLFRDIALAISAAVGLSLLVSMTLISTASARLLKKREGQEIEDEHISHRDEITSEKPNPKGKLHKVLIGPIEAGGAAFVKMVVGVNHWIQRGFIRRLLVVGLLVGAAVGISWQLWPKVEYLPTGNRNLIFAILLPPPGYNLNQLMELGETVENDLRPYWDIDPTSEEANKLDYPVIGDFFFVARGRQVFMGIRAYDSQRVGELIPLVQKAGMKLPGTFAVAKQSSLFERGLTGGRTIEVEIIGPDLKKLVGMGGQILGQVKQIMPAAQVRPIPSLDLSSPEIHIQPKLVQAAEMGVSSADLGYTANALIDGAFAGDYYLGGDKIDLTIVGRSKHVQNTQDVKALSVATPMGSLVPLEALASVEITSGPEQINHRERQRAITIEVSPPEEMALEDAMGQIQSKIVQPLRENGQLVGGYRIILSGTADKLRDTWAALEFNVMLALLITYLLMAALFESWLYPLVIIFSVPLGAVGGIVGLSILNLFTLQTLDVLTMLGFVILIGTVVNNPILIIHQSLNHIKEDDMSPREAILESIRTRIRPIFMTTTTTVLGLLPLVLFPGSGSELYRGLGSVVLGGLIVSSLFTLVLVPTLFSLTMDAKKWGVNLLRPSLVKQKKSDHSLSEEVELSTQENATI encoded by the coding sequence ATGAATTTGATTCACGCCATTGTACATAATCCTGTCAAGGTAACTGTCGGAGTATTGATGACGGTCTTATTCGGTCTGGTTGCATTAATTCGAATGCCGATGCAACTGACGCCAGAGGTGCAAAGACCCACTATTACCGTAGAGACACGTTGGCCTGGCGCCAGCCCTCAGGAAGTTGAACGAGAAATTGTTCTAGAGCAGGAAGAACAACTCAAAAGTGTGGAGGGAATCACAAAACTGAGTTCAGAAAGTGCGGATTCTAAAGGATCAATCACACTTGAGTTTCTGGTCGGCACGAATATGGATGAGGCATTACTGAAGGTGAATTCTCGTTTGCAGCAGGTACCAGAATATCCAGAAGATGCAGACCAACCCATTATCAGTACTTCGAACGCTGCAGATCGTCCGATTGCCTGGTTTATTCTTAGTAGTCGTTTACCATCAGATGAAAAATTAGTTGAATTTCAAAAATCACATCCTGAGATTAAGGAAGAATTGGAAGTCATTCGCACTACTCCTAACCCTGGTTTAGCGATGCTGCGATTGAGGCTATTAGCCGAAGAACATCCCGAAGTCAGAGGCGGATTATTACCCTCTCGAGATTTGGAAGTCACAAAATTGCGTCGCTTTGCTGAAGATGAAATTGAAGCGCGGTTTGAACGAGTCTCGGGAGTTTCTCAGTCCAATGTATTAGGTGGTCTGGAAGATGAACTTCAGGTAGTAGTAGATTCAGAACAATTGGCAGCGCGGCAATTAACGATTTCAGATGTTCGTGCTGTGCTACGAGGACAAAATGCGGATACCTCAGCAGGGGATTTCTGGGAGGGAAAACGGCGATGGGTTGTTCGGACGATTGGTCAGTTCCGTGATGTAGAAGAAGTTGAAAATCAGTTGCTGGCGATTCGCGATGGTGCTCCCGTTTATGTGAGAGATGTTGCAGAAGTCCGCTTGGGATATAAAAAACCGGCTGGTCTTGTGCGGCGGTTTGGTGAATCCAGTATCGCAATTAACTGCGTCCGCGAAACCGGAGCCAATGTTTTGGATATCATGGATGGTTTGCGAGCAGCTACGAAAGACCTCGATGAAAACATTCTAAAGCCACGCGGTTTACAGCTCGTTCAAGTTTATGATGAAACGGATTATATTTATTCCTCTATCGATTTGGTACAGAATAACATTTTCATCGGCGGGGCATTAACTATGATTGTGTTGATGTCTTTTCTGCATTTGGGTGTCCGGACTCTACTGTTCGTGCCATTTATTCTTCTCACAGCGGTCGCTGCGATGTTCATCTCTCCCTGGTTCTTTGTGATCAGTTTAGCATTGATTGTGGGAGCGGGGTTCTGGTTTGCCCGTGGGGCTTTGGTGGTTGGGTTGGCAATTCCAACAAGTATCATTGGCACATTTCTGATTCTGGGAGCATTGGGACGTTCTTTGAACGTCATCAGTCTAGCTGGGTTGGCATTTGCTGTTGGGATGTTGGTTGATAATGCCGTGGTAGTTTTGGAAAATATTTTCCGCAGATATTCTTTGGGAGAATCCCCATTCCGGGCTGCCATTAAAGGGACTCAAGAAGTTTGGGGCGCAGTTCTTGCATCAACACTGACAACCATTGCAGTTTTTCTTCCAGTTGTCTTCATACAAGAAGAAGCAGGTCAATTATTTCGAGATATTGCGCTCGCAATCAGTGCTGCCGTCGGTCTTTCATTATTAGTTTCAATGACGTTGATTTCCACTGCGTCCGCTCGTTTGCTCAAGAAGAGAGAAGGCCAGGAAATTGAAGACGAACACATTTCGCATCGGGATGAGATAACGTCTGAAAAACCGAATCCAAAAGGTAAATTACATAAAGTCCTGATTGGACCTATTGAAGCGGGAGGAGCTGCGTTTGTAAAAATGGTTGTGGGAGTGAATCACTGGATTCAGCGCGGTTTTATTCGTCGGTTACTTGTTGTTGGCTTACTTGTTGGCGCTGCGGTAGGCATCAGTTGGCAGTTGTGGCCTAAAGTTGAGTATCTGCCAACAGGGAATCGAAATTTAATTTTCGCCATTTTGCTGCCACCTCCCGGATATAACCTCAACCAGCTGATGGAGTTGGGAGAGACCGTTGAAAACGATTTGCGACCTTACTGGGATATCGATCCTACCAGTGAGGAAGCCAATAAACTGGATTATCCTGTGATTGGGGATTTCTTTTTTGTTGCACGAGGGCGTCAGGTCTTTATGGGGATTCGTGCTTATGATTCACAGCGCGTGGGAGAGTTGATTCCTCTAGTCCAAAAGGCAGGTATGAAATTGCCGGGGACATTCGCAGTCGCTAAACAATCCAGTCTGTTTGAAAGAGGACTTACGGGGGGACGTACTATTGAAGTTGAGATTATTGGCCCTGATTTAAAAAAACTGGTGGGTATGGGGGGGCAGATTCTGGGACAAGTAAAACAAATCATGCCGGCTGCTCAAGTACGTCCTATTCCCAGCCTTGATCTTTCGAGTCCAGAAATTCATATCCAACCCAAACTAGTTCAAGCAGCCGAAATGGGAGTCAGTAGTGCTGATTTGGGATATACGGCGAATGCTTTGATTGATGGTGCTTTTGCTGGAGATTATTATCTCGGAGGAGATAAAATTGATCTGACGATTGTGGGTAGATCGAAACACGTCCAGAATACGCAAGACGTCAAAGCATTATCGGTGGCGACTCCCATGGGATCACTCGTGCCATTAGAAGCCTTAGCAAGCGTGGAAATTACAAGTGGTCCGGAACAAATCAATCACCGAGAGCGTCAGCGTGCGATTACCATTGAAGTGTCACCACCAGAAGAGATGGCACTCGAAGATGCCATGGGGCAGATTCAGTCGAAAATTGTACAGCCATTGCGAGAGAACGGACAATTGGTAGGGGGGTATCGCATTATCTTGTCAGGAACCGCTGACAAATTACGGGATACATGGGCTGCACTGGAGTTCAATGTGATGCTTGCTTTATTGATTACTTACCTTTTGATGGCAGCGTTGTTTGAATCATGGCTCTATCCATTAGTGATTATTTTCAGTGTCCCACTAGGGGCCGTCGGTGGAATCGTAGGACTGAGTATTCTTAATTTGTTTACACTCCAGACTCTGGATGTACTCACAATGTTGGGCTTTGTGATTTTAATTGGAACCGTGGTAAATAACCCGATATTAATTATTCACCAATCTTTAAATCACATCAAAGAAGACGACATGTCACCCCGTGAAGCAATTTTGGAAAGTATTCGTACCCGAATCAGGCCTATTTTTATGACGACAACAACAACTGTACTAGGGTTATTACCGCTGGTTTTATTTCCCGGTTCAGGCAGTGAATTATATCGTGGTTTGGGAAGTGTCGTTCTGGGGGGGCTGATTGTTTCGTCGCTCTTTACACTTGTACTCGTTCCGACTTTGTTTAGCTTGACAATGGATGCCAAGAAGTGGGGCGTGAATCTCTTGCGGCCAAGTTTAGTGAAACAAAAGAAATCAGATCATTCGCTGTCAGAAGAAGTAGAATTATCCACTCAGGAAAATGCGACGATTTAA
- a CDS encoding YdiY family protein: MGCSHTLNRTKCLIRFFLIHLVLYILSSSGVAFSDHATGIETLYLKDGQQFSGESIGFEDGNILFRLPNGEIYPVLLGLVDRLEFGSGNLDSKSPVQEEKLLVNNESGELPLLPPPLITAEPEPLGIPPAPDSEQIQETPLDTIEEYVDTGWEYVEVWTKRLELGGTFLAGNTDRDYVTTGLYLEKSDNDNLFEFEIGGRWGQSNGVRDANRWYGNATMDVARTTNWIVFVSNRNTYDEFENLDWRGTLSTGLGYRFINEGDKRLILRIGPGGTHEIYTDPNLSRTTFDMFVEVEFHWPLSDHAKLEHKQTWTPSLDTAQILRVTTESGLLFKLDNKDRWNLKLGLLQTYNSLPSAGRKKSDYTGSVSLVYTRK; the protein is encoded by the coding sequence ATGGGGTGTTCTCACACTCTTAATCGAACCAAATGTCTAATAAGATTTTTTCTGATTCATCTTGTATTATATATCCTGAGCAGTTCTGGAGTTGCTTTCAGTGATCATGCTACAGGGATAGAAACACTCTATCTTAAAGATGGGCAACAATTTTCAGGTGAAAGTATCGGTTTTGAAGACGGAAACATTCTGTTCAGATTGCCCAATGGCGAGATTTATCCGGTCTTATTGGGATTAGTAGATCGCCTTGAATTCGGCTCTGGAAACTTGGACTCTAAATCGCCTGTTCAAGAGGAGAAACTCCTGGTCAATAACGAAAGTGGCGAGTTGCCTCTGTTGCCGCCTCCTCTGATCACTGCAGAACCGGAACCATTAGGTATTCCTCCCGCACCAGATTCGGAACAAATACAAGAAACACCCTTAGATACGATAGAAGAATATGTTGATACAGGTTGGGAATATGTAGAGGTTTGGACCAAGCGTTTGGAACTGGGAGGCACGTTTCTTGCGGGAAATACAGACCGTGATTATGTCACAACAGGTCTTTATCTAGAAAAATCTGACAATGACAACTTATTTGAATTTGAAATCGGCGGACGTTGGGGGCAGTCAAATGGAGTCCGGGACGCTAATCGTTGGTATGGTAACGCCACAATGGATGTCGCCCGTACCACCAACTGGATTGTGTTTGTTTCAAACAGAAATACTTATGATGAATTTGAAAATCTTGACTGGCGAGGAACGCTCTCGACAGGTTTGGGGTATCGATTCATTAACGAAGGGGACAAACGGTTAATTCTACGTATTGGTCCTGGTGGGACGCACGAAATTTACACTGATCCCAACTTAAGCAGAACCACATTCGACATGTTTGTGGAAGTCGAATTCCACTGGCCACTTTCAGATCATGCTAAACTGGAACATAAACAAACCTGGACTCCCAGTTTGGATACCGCTCAAATTCTACGTGTGACGACAGAATCAGGGTTGCTTTTCAAGTTGGATAATAAAGATCGCTGGAACCTGAAACTCGGACTTTTACAGACATATAACTCTTTACCTAGTGCAGGTCGTAAGAAAAGCGATTACACAGGTAGCGTTTCACTAGTCTACACTCGAAAATAG